The sequence GTCTGGGACGTGGTGGCCGGGCGGCTGCCCTGGACGCTCCTGCTCATGGGCTGGGCGCTGGCGCTGTCGGCGGCGCTCGGCACGGCGCTCGGCGTCGCGGCGGCGCGCAGCCGGGGCGAGATGAGCGACATCGGCACGACCGTTCTCGTCCTCGCCCTCGGCTCCGCGCCGGTCTTCTGGGTGGCGATGCTCTTGATCACCCTGTTCTCGGCGAAGCTCGGCTGGCTGCCCTCCTTCGGCGCGGCGCCGCTGATGGCGATCCCCGGCACCTGGGGCTACGTCGCAGGCGTGGCCGAGCGGCTGATCATGCCCGTCACGGCGCTGACCATCGCGCAGACGGCCGGCGTCTGGCTCACCGCGCGATCGGCCATGGCGGTGGCGCTCTCGCGCGACTACGTCACCGTGGCGCGGGCCAAGGGCGTGCCCGAGCGCGCGGTGTTCTGGCGCCATGCGCTGCGCAACGCCATGCTGCCGATCTACACCAACGTCGCGATCGGGCTCGGCGCCCTCCTCGGCGGCGCGCTCGTCGTCGAGACGGTGTTCTCCTGGCCCGGCATCGGCCAGCTCGTCGTGCAGGGCGTGGAGGCCCGCGACTACAATCTCCTGCAGGGCGTGTTCCTCGTCGCGACGCTGTCCGTGCTCGCGGCGAACCTGCTCTCCGACCTGACCTATCCCTTCATCGACCCGCGGGTGCGGCGATGACGGAGCTGGCGATCCCCGCACCGCCTCCCTCCCGGGTCTCGCGCCTGCGCGGCGTGCAGAAGGCCGGGCTCGCCATGCTGGGCACGCTGCTGGCGCTCGTCGTCGTCGGGCCCTGGCTCCTCCCGCACGCGCCGGACGCGGTGGCCTGCCCCGGCTTCGCGCCGCCCTCGCCGGCCCATCCGCTGGGCTGCAACGACGTCGGCCAGGATCTGCTGGCGGGCATCCTCTCGGGCGGGCGCGTCTCGCTGGCGGTGGGGCTCGTCACCGCGACGCTCGCCACCGCCTTCGCCGCGGCGCTCGCGATCGGCTCGGCCTGGCGCGGGGGGCTGTGGGACGTGATCGCCATGCGGGTCGTCGACGCGGTCATGGCGCTGCCCTTCCTGCCCCTCGTGATCGTGCTCTCGGCCTTCTTCGGCGCGTCCGTGACGGTGCAGATCGCCGTCCTGTGCCTCGTCCTGTGGACGCAGCCGGTGCGCGAGCTGCGCGCCCAGGCGAAGAGCCTCAGGACGGCCGACTACACCGACGCCGCCCGCGCCATGGGCGCGTCGGGCTGGCACGTCTGCACCCGCCACATCCTCCCCGAGCTCGCGCCGCTGATCGTGCCGCAATTCGTGCGCATCGCGCACGCCGCCATCCTCGCGGAGAGCGCGCTGAGCTTCCTCGGTCTCGGCGACGCCACCGCCAAGAGCTGGGGCACGATCCTCTTCCACGCCAATGCGCGCACCGCCTTCCTCACCGACGCCTGGCTCTGGTGGGTGCTGCCCCCCGGGCTCCTGATCGCGGCCTCGGTCGTCGCGCTGGCGCTGATCGGCCACGGCATCGGCGACCGCTACGCGGACGGCACGCTCCCCGCGACGCCGCGGTCGGGCGACCCGCGCCCGCGCCAGGGAGACGCCGCGATCGAGGTCGCGGGGCTGACGGTCGCCTATGCCGGACGGCCGGCGCTCGCGGACGTCTCGCTCGGCGTCGCCACCGGCGAGACCGTGGGCCTGATCGGCGAGAGCGGATCGGGCAAGTCGACCCTCGCCATGACCGCGCTGCGCCTCCTGCCCCCGGCCGCCGAGATCCGCGCGGGCTCGGTCTGGCTCGGGGCGAAGGACGTGATGGACCTGCCGCCGGACGCGCTGCGCGCCCTGCGCGGCCGGCGCATCGCCCTCGTGCCGCAGGCGGCGATGGCGGCGCTGAACCCGGTGCGCAGCGTCGGCGCCCAGATCGCGGAGGCGGCGCGCGTCCACGGCCATCCCGACCCGCAGGCGCGCGCGCGGGACCTGATGGCGGAGGTCGAGCTTCCCGCCGATCGCCTCTCGGCCTATCCGCACGAGCTCTCCGGCGGCCAGCGCCAGCGCGTGGCCATCGCCATGGCGCTCGCCGCGGAGCCGGAGGTGCTGATCGCCGACGAGCCGACCACCGGCCTCGACGTCCTCGTCCAGAAGGCGATCCTCGATCTCCTGGCGCGGCTCTCGGCGGCGCGCGGACTCGCGGTGCTCTTCGTCACCCACGACTTGCCGATGATCGCGCGCCGCGCCGCGCGCCTCGCCATCCTGCAAGAGGGCCGGCTGGTCGAGACGGGGGAGCCGGCGGCGCTCGAGGCGTCGCCCCGGCACGGCCACACCCGCGCGCTCTTCGCCTCCGTGCTGCGCCTCGACGCGCCCAAGCGCTGGGCGCGGCCCGAGACGGAGGGGGAGGTCGTGCTGGAGGCGCGCGGGCTCGGCGTGACCTACGGCACCGGCCTCGCGCAGCGCCTGCGCGGCGCCGCGCCCGTCGAGGCGCTGCGCGACGTCTCGCTGAGCGTGCGCGACGGCGAGGTGGTGGGTCTCGTGGGCGCGTCGGGCTCCGGCAAGACGACGCTCGCCCGCGCGGCCCTCGGCCTCGTCCGACCGAGCGCGGGCGCGATCGACGTCGCGGGCGCGGCGCCGCGGCCGGGCGGGCCGGCGGCCATGGTCTTCCAGGATCCCTACCAGTCGCTGCGCCCCGCCATGATCGTGGGCGACGCCGTCGGCGAGCCCCTCGCCATCGCCGGCGCGCCGCCGCAGGCCCGCCGCGCCGCAGTCCGCGCCGCCCTCGCGGACATGCGGCTGCCGAACGACGAGGCCTTCCTCGCCCGGCGCGTCGGCTCGCTCTCCGGCGGGCAGCGCCAGCGCCTCGCCATCGCCCGCGCGCTGGTGGCGCGGCCGCGGCTCCTGCTCGCGGACGAGCCGACCTCGATGCTCGACCAGTCGCTGCGCATGGACCTGCTGGGGACGCTGGAGGCGGCGCGCGCGGCCTACCGCCCCGGCATCCTCTTCATCACCCACGACCTCGCGCTCGCCTACCATTTCTGCGACCGGATCGCCGTGATGGAAGCCGGCCGCATCGTCGAGCACGGGCCCGCCGAGAGCCTGTGCCGCGCCCCCGCGCATCCCTATACACGCGCCCTGCTCGACGTCGCGGAGGCCTGATGCCGCGCGCTCTCGTCCTCGCCCTCGCGATCGCTCTTCTCGTCGCGCCGCCGGCCGCGGCCCACCAGCCGTCGGAGACCCTGCTGCGCACGGCGCTGGTGGAGCGCGGCTGGTTCCGCACGAGCGTCGTCGTGCGCCTGCCCGCGACGCTGCTCTACGCGGCCGCTGCCGCCGAACGCGCCCATCCGGGAGAGCCGGTGGAGGCGCCGCTCCTGATCGCCCGCCGGCAGGGCGCCGGATGGGACTACCGTCTCGACCCCGACGCCCCGCCGGAGGACCTCGCGCCCCTGCTCGAGCGCGCGCTCGCGGTGAAGATCGGCGGACGCGACGCACAGCTCGACGCGGTGAGGCTGCATCACGTCCGCCACGCGCCGCCCATCGGCGAGGACGCCGAGCCGGCGAACCTTGCAGACGCCCACCTCTCGGAGGTCCTCGTCGAGGCGCGCTACCGCGTCTGGGGCGGCGGGCCGGTCGTGCTCGCCTTCCCCGTCGACGACGTCACCCTGCCACCCTTCGTCCACCTCGAGACCGCGGTGGAGGACCGGCGCACGGCCTCGACGCTGTGGCGCGTCGGCCCGCTCGCCGCACCCTTGGAGCTTCCCGCGCCATGAGCCACCTACCCGACACGCGAGCGATCTGGCTGCGCTCGGCCTTCGCCGACCCCTCCGAGGTCGTGCGCGCCGCCGAGGCGGCGGGCCGCCTCACCGTCCTCGCCGAGACGGAGCTGACCCGCGCGGCGCTGTTCGCGCATCGCGGGCTCGTCACCGGCATGCAGATCGACCAGGATCGCGCGCTCGGCTGGGCGGCGGACCTGCGCGACTGGCTCGCCGCCGGCGGGCGCTGGCTCTACAACGGGCACATGATGCGGCCGCTCCTCGCGGGGGCCGCGCCGTTCGTCCCGCTGGAGCGGCCCGGGCGGGCCGATTTCGTGCTCACCCGCCTCGCCGACCACCCGATCCTCGCCGGCATCGATCTCGACAAGCTCGAGGCCAATCGCGGCGTCGCGGGCTTCTACGGGCGCGGCCACAACCCGATGCCGGAGGGCGCCGTCGCGGTGACGGGGCTCGGCCCCGCCCGCATCCCGGTCGACTGGCATTGCGAGATCGGGGACGGCGCGGTCTTCAGCCATGCGGGCAACGACATCTGGGCGGCGGGCCTGGAGCACGGGCTCGGCCCGGTCATCGCCGAGCGCTGCATCGCCTGGGCGGGAGGAGAGACGCCATGCGCCTGATCGCCACGACCTGCGGGACCCACTACCACATCGAGACCTTCGAGGGCGATCGCGCGCCGCTCGTCTGGGACGTCGTCGTGCCGCCGGAGCGGCTCGCCGAGGTGCTGCACCCCGAGGACACGCTGTTCGTCCCCTGCCGCAGCCCGGCCCAGCGGCTGATCGCCGTCGCGGAGACGATCCGCGCCCATCTCGACGGCGGCGGCGCGGTCGTCGCCATGGGCGAGAGCCGCTCCGACCTGTGGCTGCCGCATGTCGCCTTCACGCCGCGGCCGACGAACTGGTGGTGGTGGCTCGAGCCCGGCGCGGAGCTCGGCGTCGAGGTGACCGCGCCCGATCATCCGCTGTTGGCGGACCTCGAGCCGCGCGACGTGATCTGGCACCTGCACGGCCATTTCGACCCGCCCGCCGGGTCCGAGGTGCTGGTGCGCGACGCCGAGGGCCGCGCGCTCCTCTACGTCGACACCGTCTCGACGAACGGGCGCATGGTCGTCACCAGCCTCGACCCCTGCTTCCACCACGGCTCGCACTTCATGCCGGCGACGACCCGCTTCCTGGCGGGCTTCCTTCCCGCGCTCGGCGCCCTCGTGAAACAGGAGAGATCATGGACACGATCACCGTCCGCGAGAACGGCGCGGACCTGACCTTCGGCTGGGAGGACCTGCTGCGCTACCACGGCGGCGGCTTTCCCGGCGGCGTCGTGCACGGGCTCAAGGCGATGCAGGCGGCCTTCCGGCTCCTCTCCGACGATCCGCCGGAGCGCCGCGAGATCGTGGTCGCGACCGCCTTCACCGGGCCCGGCGGGCGCGACGCGATCGAGCACGTGACCCGCGCCCTGACCGACGGGCGCCTGACCGTCGATCGGAGCCTGGGCGGCGCTCATCCCATCGACGATCCGCCCGGCCCCTACCTCTTCCGCTTCGCCTATCGCGGGCGGCGGGTGGAGGCGACCGTGCTGCCCGGGCACGTACGGGCGGACTTCATCGCGCTCGGCGCGAAGCCCGACCGCAGCCCGGACGAGGAGGCGCGGCTCACGGCGCTGAAGGCCGAGATGGCGCAGCGCCTGCTGCCGCTCCCGGCGGACGCGGTCTACGCCGCACGCCTGCTCCCGCCCGCCACCGGCTGAGCGCGGCGCCCCTTACGCGGCAGCCGAGGTCTCGCCTGAACCCGGCTTACGACCGCTCTCGATGCGGTCGTCATCGTCACCCGACGATTTGCCCCGCCCCGAAAGCTCGCCGAGAGACCAGGCCCGTGCCATAAGGCCGCGAAACGATCTTTCAGGCCGGCCATAGATGATCCGCATCGAGAACGTCACCAAGCAGAACAGCCACCGAATCCTTTTCATCGAGGCCTCCGCCACGCTCCAGCGGGCGGAGAAGGTCGGCCTCGTCGGCCCCAACGGGGCCGGCAAGACCACGCTGTTCCGGATGATCACCCGGGAGGAGCAGCCCGACGAGGGGCAGGTCTCCGTCGATCGCGGGGTGTCGATCGGCTATTTCAGCCAGGACGTCGGCGAGATGGCGGGACGCAGCGCCGTCGCCGAGGTGATGGACGGCGCCGGACCCGTGAGCGCGGTCGCCGACGAGTTGCGGGAGCTCGAAGCCGCGATGGTCGACCCCGACAGGGCCGACGAGCTGGAGGCGGTCGTCGAACGCTACGGCGAGGTGCAGGCCCGCTTCGAGGAGCTCGACGGCTATTCCCTCGACGGGCGTGCGCGCGAGGTTCTCGCCGGGTTGGGCTTCGGCGAGGAGATGATGGACGGCGACGTCGGCAAGCTGTCCGGGGGCTGGAAGATGCGCGTCGCGCTGGCCCGCATTCTTCTGATGCGCCCGGACGTGATGCTGCTCGACGAGCCGAGCAACCATCTCGATCTCGAAAGCCTGATCTGGCTCGAAGCTTTCTTGAAGAGCTATCCCGGCGCGCTTCTGATGACCTCGCACGATCGCGCCTTCATGAACCGCGTGGTGGGCAAGATCATCGAGATCGACGGCGGGACGCTCACCAGCTATTCCGGCGACTACGAGTTCTACGAGGCGCAGCGCGCGCTGGCCGAGAAGCAGCAGCAGGCCCAGTTCGAGCGCCAGCAGGCGATGCTCGCCAAGGAGATCGCCTTCATCGAACGCTTCAAGGCGCGCGCCTCCCACGCAGCCCAGGTGCAGAGCCGCGTGAAGAAGCTCGACAAGATCGATCGGGTGGAGCCGCCCCGGCGGCGCCAGGCCGTCGCGTTCGAGTTCAAGCCCGCGCCGCGCTCGGGGGACGACGTGATCAGCCTGAAGGGCGTCCACAAACGCTACGGCAGCCGGCGCATCTACGAGGGGCTCGACTTCGTCGTGCGCCGCAAGGAGCGCTGGTGCGTCATGGGCGTCAACGGCGCCGGCAAGTCGACACTGCTCAAGCTCGCCGCCGGCGCCATCGAGCCCGACGACGGGGCGGTGGCCATCGGCAGCAGCGTCAAGATGGGCTATTTCGCCCAGCACACGATGGAGGTGCTCGACGGCGACCGCACCGTGTTCCAGTCGCTCGAGGACGCCTTCCCGCAGGCCGGCCAGGGCTCGTTGCGCGCGCTCGCGGGATGTTTCGGCTTCTCGGGCGACGACGCCGAGAAGAAATGCCGGGTCCTCTCGGGTGGAGAGAAGGCGCGCCTCGTCATGGCCAAGATGCTGTTCGACCCGCCGAACCTGCTGGTGCTCGACGAGCCGACGAACCACCTGGACATCGCCACCAAGGAGATGCTCATCGCCGCCCTGGCGCGCTACGAGGGCACCATGCTGTTCGTCTCCCACGACCGCCACTTCCTGGCGGCGCTGTCGAACCGGGTGCTCGAGGTGACGCCAGACGGCGTGCACCAATATGCCGGCGGCTACAGCGAATACGTGGCAAGCACCGGGCACGAGGCGCCGGGCCTTCGCGGGTGACGCGCGGCCCGCGACGGAGAGGAGCCGCGAGATCTCGACGGCTCTCGGCCCCAAGCGTCCGGCTCGCCAGCCGTTCGGCATGAGACTGATCCGGATCGTCGATCGGTCGCGTCGCGGCCCAGGCGACCGCATCCGCTGTTTCGTCGACCCCCACGGCAGGAGCGCGGGTGCGATCGGGCGCCCTCGCGACGGTGGCGCTTGAACCGCGGACCTCCGCGTGGTTCGCTCGCGTCGCCCCGAACGCGTCGCGAGCCGCCCCATGCACCAGCTCCTCGTCGAAAACGCCCGCCTGCCAGACGGGACCGGTCCGGTCTCCATCGCGGTGCGCGAAGGAAGGATCGTCGCGATCGCTCCCGCGGTCGAGGGCGACGCGGAGCGCGTCGTCGACGCGGGCGGGCGGCTCGTGGCGCCCCCCTTCGTCGATCCGCATTTCCACATGGACGCGACGCTCTCGCTCGGGCTGCCCCGGCTCAACCGCTCGGGGACGCTGCTCGAGGGCATCGCGCTGTGGGGCGAGCTCAAGCCGCACCTCACCGAGGAGGCGGTGATGGAGCGGGCGCTGCGCTATTGCGACATGGCGGCGGCGCGCGGCCTGCTCGCGATCCGCAGCCACGTCGACGTCTGCGACGAGCGCCTCGTCGCCGTGCGCGCCCTCCTCGAGGTGAGGAAGCGCGTCGCGCCCTGGATCGACCTCCAGCTCGTCGCCTTCCCCCAGGACGGGCTCTACCGCCACGAGCGGGGCGAGGCCGGGCTCCTCGCGGCGCTGGATCTCGGCGTCGACGTCGTGGGCGCGATCCCGCACTTCGAGCGCACGATGGAGGACGGCGCGGCCTCGCTGCGGCGCATCTGCGCCATCGCCGCCGAGCGGGGGCTCATGGTCGACGTCCATTGCGACGAGACCGACGATCCGCTCTCGCGCCACGTCGAGACGCTCGCCGCCGAGACGGTCCGGCACGGCCTGCAGGGCCGCGTCGCCGGCTCGCACCTCACCTCGATGCACTCGATGGACAATTACTACGCCTCGAAGCTGATCCCCTTGATCGCCGAGGCCGGCCTGCATGCGATCCCCAACCCGCTCATCAACATCACCCTCCAGGGCCGCTCCGACACCTATCCGCGCCGGCGCGGGCTCACCCGCATCCCGGAGCTGCGGGCGGCGGGCGTCAACGTGGCGCTGGGCCAGGACTGCACGATGGATCCCTGGTATCCGCTCGGCTCCGCCGACATGCTCGACGTCGCCCACATGGCGATCCACGCCGTGCCCATGACCTCGCGCGAGGCCATGCGCTTCGCCTTCGACGCGGTCACGGTGAACGGCGCGCGGGCGATGGGCTTGGCCGACCCGACGCTGCGGGTCGGCGGGCCCGCGCGCTTCGTCGTGCTCGACGCGCGCGATCCGATCGAGGCGATCCGCCTGCGCGCGAGCCGTCTCGCGGTGGTGCGCGACGGGCGCGTGATCGCGCAGGAGCCCGCGCGCGCGGTCCGGCTCGATCTGCCCGGCCGTCCGGAGACGATCGCGCTCGCCGACTACGCGCCCGCCGCCGAGGATCGGCAGGAGGACTGGAACCGGGACGCCGCCCGTCCTTGACAACGCCGCGCGGCTGGCCTCCGACTTGCCTTGCGACATGAACCCTGCCGCTACGTCAGTGGCGGCGCCCGCCGTACCCCGTTCCCGACGAAGAGGTCGCAAAGCCATGAGCATCCGCCCCACCCGCCGCCACGTCCTCGTCGGCGCTACCGCGATCCTCGCCCTGCCGGCGAGCCTGCGCGTCGCGCAGGCCCAGGCCCCCGTCAAGGTGGCCGGCGTCCACGCCTCGCCCGTCGAGAACGCCTGGAATTCCCGCATCCACGAGGCGATGCGCCAGGCCGCCGCCGACGGCCTGATCGAGTACACCTTCTCCGAAGGCGTCTCCGCGACCGATTACCCGCGCGTGATGCGCGAGTTCGCGGAGAGCGGCGTCGACCTGGTCTGGGGCGAGAGCTACGCGGTCGAGCGCGAGGCGCGCCAGGTCGCGGCCGACTATCCGGACGTCGCCTTCCTGATGGGCTCCTCCGGTGAGCCGGCCGGCGACAATTTCGGCGTTTTCGGCACCTACAATCACGAAGCCGCCTATCTCGCGGGCATGCTCGCCGGCCCGATGTCGGAGACCGGCGTGTTCGGGTCCGTCGGCGGCTATCCGATCCCCGAGGTGAACCTGCTGATCAACGCCTACCGCGCCGGCGTGCTGGAGACGCGCCCCGACGCGCGCTTCCTGAACGGCTTCATCGGCGCCTGGTTCGACCCGGCCAAGGCCAAGGAAGCGGCCTTCGCGCAGATCGACGCGGGCGCGGACATCCTCTTCGGCGAGCGCATCGGCACCGCGGACGCGGCGCAGGAGCGCGGCGTGAAGGCGATCGGCTCGCTCCTCGACTACACCCCGCGCTATCCCGACACCGTCTTCGCCAGCGCGGTCTGGAACTACCGTCCGACCATCGAGGCCGTCGTCGCGGACATCCGCGCGGGCCGGCCGGTCGGACGCGACTACACCGAGTTCTCCTTCATGCAGCATGGCGGCAACGAGCTCGTCTACGAGGCCGGGATGGTGCCCGACGACGCGATCCCGCCGATGGAGGCGCGCCGCTCCGCGATCCAGGCCGGCGACTTCGAGGTGCCGATCGTCACCACCGAGCCTTCCTGATCCGAGCCGGCATCGCGGGGGGACGGGCATGGACGCGACGGCTCACGCCCGGGCGATCCGGGACGGGCGCACGAGCGCGCCCGTCCTCGCGCTCGAGGGAATCACCAAGCGCTTCGGGCCGCTCGTCGCCAACGAGGAC comes from Salinarimonas sp. and encodes:
- a CDS encoding ABC transporter permease encodes the protein MVWLRIIAAYAAVLALALTLNFALPRMAPGDPLAFLLPEDVLAEMTPAEKDRVLAEFGLDDPVAVQFAAYVGGVVTGDLGTSTRYGAPVWDVVAGRLPWTLLLMGWALALSAALGTALGVAAARSRGEMSDIGTTVLVLALGSAPVFWVAMLLITLFSAKLGWLPSFGAAPLMAIPGTWGYVAGVAERLIMPVTALTIAQTAGVWLTARSAMAVALSRDYVTVARAKGVPERAVFWRHALRNAMLPIYTNVAIGLGALLGGALVVETVFSWPGIGQLVVQGVEARDYNLLQGVFLVATLSVLAANLLSDLTYPFIDPRVRR
- a CDS encoding ATP-binding cassette domain-containing protein, with the protein product MTELAIPAPPPSRVSRLRGVQKAGLAMLGTLLALVVVGPWLLPHAPDAVACPGFAPPSPAHPLGCNDVGQDLLAGILSGGRVSLAVGLVTATLATAFAAALAIGSAWRGGLWDVIAMRVVDAVMALPFLPLVIVLSAFFGASVTVQIAVLCLVLWTQPVRELRAQAKSLRTADYTDAARAMGASGWHVCTRHILPELAPLIVPQFVRIAHAAILAESALSFLGLGDATAKSWGTILFHANARTAFLTDAWLWWVLPPGLLIAASVVALALIGHGIGDRYADGTLPATPRSGDPRPRQGDAAIEVAGLTVAYAGRPALADVSLGVATGETVGLIGESGSGKSTLAMTALRLLPPAAEIRAGSVWLGAKDVMDLPPDALRALRGRRIALVPQAAMAALNPVRSVGAQIAEAARVHGHPDPQARARDLMAEVELPADRLSAYPHELSGGQRQRVAIAMALAAEPEVLIADEPTTGLDVLVQKAILDLLARLSAARGLAVLFVTHDLPMIARRAARLAILQEGRLVETGEPAALEASPRHGHTRALFASVLRLDAPKRWARPETEGEVVLEARGLGVTYGTGLAQRLRGAAPVEALRDVSLSVRDGEVVGLVGASGSGKTTLARAALGLVRPSAGAIDVAGAAPRPGGPAAMVFQDPYQSLRPAMIVGDAVGEPLAIAGAPPQARRAAVRAALADMRLPNDEAFLARRVGSLSGGQRQRLAIARALVARPRLLLADEPTSMLDQSLRMDLLGTLEAARAAYRPGILFITHDLALAYHFCDRIAVMEAGRIVEHGPAESLCRAPAHPYTRALLDVAEA
- a CDS encoding ABC-F family ATP-binding cassette domain-containing protein; this encodes MIRIENVTKQNSHRILFIEASATLQRAEKVGLVGPNGAGKTTLFRMITREEQPDEGQVSVDRGVSIGYFSQDVGEMAGRSAVAEVMDGAGPVSAVADELRELEAAMVDPDRADELEAVVERYGEVQARFEELDGYSLDGRAREVLAGLGFGEEMMDGDVGKLSGGWKMRVALARILLMRPDVMLLDEPSNHLDLESLIWLEAFLKSYPGALLMTSHDRAFMNRVVGKIIEIDGGTLTSYSGDYEFYEAQRALAEKQQQAQFERQQAMLAKEIAFIERFKARASHAAQVQSRVKKLDKIDRVEPPRRRQAVAFEFKPAPRSGDDVISLKGVHKRYGSRRIYEGLDFVVRRKERWCVMGVNGAGKSTLLKLAAGAIEPDDGAVAIGSSVKMGYFAQHTMEVLDGDRTVFQSLEDAFPQAGQGSLRALAGCFGFSGDDAEKKCRVLSGGEKARLVMAKMLFDPPNLLVLDEPTNHLDIATKEMLIAALARYEGTMLFVSHDRHFLAALSNRVLEVTPDGVHQYAGGYSEYVASTGHEAPGLRG
- a CDS encoding amidohydrolase family protein — translated: MHQLLVENARLPDGTGPVSIAVREGRIVAIAPAVEGDAERVVDAGGRLVAPPFVDPHFHMDATLSLGLPRLNRSGTLLEGIALWGELKPHLTEEAVMERALRYCDMAAARGLLAIRSHVDVCDERLVAVRALLEVRKRVAPWIDLQLVAFPQDGLYRHERGEAGLLAALDLGVDVVGAIPHFERTMEDGAASLRRICAIAAERGLMVDVHCDETDDPLSRHVETLAAETVRHGLQGRVAGSHLTSMHSMDNYYASKLIPLIAEAGLHAIPNPLINITLQGRSDTYPRRRGLTRIPELRAAGVNVALGQDCTMDPWYPLGSADMLDVAHMAIHAVPMTSREAMRFAFDAVTVNGARAMGLADPTLRVGGPARFVVLDARDPIEAIRLRASRLAVVRDGRVIAQEPARAVRLDLPGRPETIALADYAPAAEDRQEDWNRDAARP
- a CDS encoding BMP family protein translates to MSIRPTRRHVLVGATAILALPASLRVAQAQAPVKVAGVHASPVENAWNSRIHEAMRQAAADGLIEYTFSEGVSATDYPRVMREFAESGVDLVWGESYAVEREARQVAADYPDVAFLMGSSGEPAGDNFGVFGTYNHEAAYLAGMLAGPMSETGVFGSVGGYPIPEVNLLINAYRAGVLETRPDARFLNGFIGAWFDPAKAKEAAFAQIDAGADILFGERIGTADAAQERGVKAIGSLLDYTPRYPDTVFASAVWNYRPTIEAVVADIRAGRPVGRDYTEFSFMQHGGNELVYEAGMVPDDAIPPMEARRSAIQAGDFEVPIVTTEPS